One part of the Triplophysa rosa linkage group LG5, Trosa_1v2, whole genome shotgun sequence genome encodes these proteins:
- the yeats2 gene encoding YEATS domain-containing protein 2, giving the protein MSGVKRKIEDKDPDYEDITQVLQNKRSKVVEQNARDAAVQKIEAIIKDQFALEMKNKEHEIEVIGQRLNEARRMMDKLRACIVANYYANAGQPKVPEASKSDPSVLNHPAIKRFLESPSRSSSPLNQNSETPSQVQSETESLSQHGEAGERETDSGREDGTPRERRPGRNTGKDTFGVPASLEQHVTFHTTGEEVSRLYVKKTIVMGNVSKYIAPDKREENDQSTHKWMVYVRGSRREPSFDHFVKKVWFFLHPSYKPNDLVEVSEPPFHLTRRGWGEFPVRVQIHFKDQRNKRIDIIHHLKLDRTYTGLQTLGAETVVDVELHRSSLDDDFISSAPSSLSSSSSYLPFLGGAGSSSTASQGSRRPTSPSQHSNDDHPGTERVPGLSVKSESVRTSCSERTSSQSSRSDKITLESHGNSAFQPIMASCKIIPQGQVPSPSESPGKTFQPITMSCKIVSGSPISTPSHSPLPRTSSSTPVHMKSSPSVINNPYIIVDKPGQVINMAASATTGSPSAKQSCTSHGARSPAPKVHTSSILSSGVKVIIKQEPGEVPTQPSPQQQVVSTAASQPQQQYVTVKGGHMIAMSPQKQSGTGAGGGATASKVLGIPLGSAVKQVSVSSGQILVAKSSTSVSKVIGQKQVVSQGVAKAIVSSGGSSAGGVAGQPVHTVTKTVSGSGSGKSGVMATLQLPANNLANLANLPPGTKLYLTTNSKNPSGKGKLLLIPQGAILRASHSSGQQSQSSGSGGSQSSSGSSGSSSLPPNLSYTSYILKQTPQGTFLVGQPGGSGKQGSSGHVASSPGTSTQQAIRVTAGQKAAILAQVVGGSQGSQVKLSDGSVKMVSAAAASHLTKPGTTTLRMTGGVITAASSTPTTPSATPTSQQAPEGSGGSSAQPLPQTAKTHHPVLVAANQAAVISAAKSASSAANTAKSSAPSTGAVATVAKMVSMPLIGLSKGAGSTVVGGSKSSSPSLVTAASLLGGGTVSGKTAATISGMLKLHSAQSSSQQTVLTIPGNQLKQLSVGSGSSGMQTILMPVGKVVPSGSKGASSHAAASSASTPVAQVKTEPGLVSPICTTSVPQTSTPVSTAPASVPLTTTPASADGAATVKVEQGTESTTRELINTEHIETMTQLLTAIVKKFPLIVPEKNDDAHPFCTTSVDQYYSWNIGKRRAAELQRAVVVRRVCADLLERTPRLQALSPPRTKEVVHWCRLRGYTPPDPEPQRAEENSIEDILTQIDSEPECSSTLTGCEELCQRLKQLQRLLKAEPDEEDDEPLDIISVKDTDAAKVKIKQEQDETEQEPNFFLGRCPSTQFIRDTAEQIGATLQQVEVEKNVFAPVVETMILKAVEQFSSEILRESLANAHGKSPQNRPPREISAMDVHQAISSIPTCDFLTNRYMGIMMKDESHTD; this is encoded by the exons GCCTCTAAAAGTGATCCGTCTGTGCTGAACCACCCTGCCATAAAGCGTTTTCTGGAGTCCCCCTCACGCTCCTCATCCCCGCTGAACCAGAACTCAGAAACACCATCACAGGTCCAGTCTGAGACAGAGTCCCTCAGCCAACACGGTGAggccggagagagagagacagacagcggAAGAGAGGACGGGACTCCACGTGAACGGCGGCCTGGCAGGAATACAGGAAAG GACACATTTGGTGTGCCAGCATCTTTAGAGCAGCATGTGACATTCCACACAACAGGAGAAGAAGTGTCTCGACTCTACGTGAAGAAAACCATTGTCATGGGAAACGTCTCAAA ATATATTGCTCCTGATAAGCGTGAAGAAAACGATCAGTCCACTCACAAATGGATGGTGTATGTCCGAGGTTCCCGTAGGGAGCCCAGTTTTGATCATTTTGTGAAAAAGGTCTGGTTCTTCCTGCACCCCAGCTACAAGCCTAATGACCTTGTGGAAGTcag tgAACCACCGTTCCACCTCACACGTCGAGGATGGGGAGAGTTTCCTGTCCGGGTCCAGATCCACTTTAAAGACCAACGGAACAAGAGAATTGACATCATTCACCATTTAAAG CTGGACAGAACGTACACAGGTTTACAGACGCTGGGTGCTGAAACG GTGGTGGATGTTGAGCTCCACAGAAGTTCACTGGATGATGATTTCATCTCTTCTGCCCCCTCATCTTTATCATCATCTTCCTCTTATCTGCCATTTTTGGGTGGGGCTGGTTCCTCCTCCACAGCTAGCCAGGGCTCCCGACGGCCCACCTCTCCATCCCAGCACTCTAATGATGATCATCCCGGCACAGAAAGAG TTCCAGGTCTCTCTGTCAAGAGCGAATCTGTGCGTACCTCGTGTTCAGAGCGGACCTCATCCCAGTCCAGCAGGTCCGACAAAATTACTCTGGAGTCCCACGGAAACTCAGCGTTTCAGCCGATCATGGCTAGCTGTAAGATCATTCCACAAGGACAGGTGCCCAGCCCCTCCGAATCACCTGGGAAAACATTCCAGCCAATCACGATGAGCTGCAAGATTGTATCAG GCTCTCCCATCTCCACTCCTAGTCACTCTCCTCTTCCCCGGACATCCTCCTCAACCCCGGTGCACATGAAATCCAGCCCGTCAGTCATAAATAACCCCTACATCATCGTTGACAAACCTGGACAAGTCATTAATATGGCTGCATCCGCAACTACAG GTAGTCCATCGGCCAAGCAGAGCTGCACATCCCATGGTGCTCGATCCCCTGCCCCTAAAGTTCACACCAGCAGCATCCTGTCCTCTGGAGTCAAG gTAATAATCAAACAAGAACCGGGAGAGGTGCCCACTCAGCCGTCTCCACAGCAACAGGTCGTCTCCACAGCAGCATCACAACCACAACAGCAGTACGTGACAGTAAAGGGGGGGCACATGATTGCCATGTCGCCACAGAAACAAAGCGGGACGGGAGCTGGAGGAGGAGCCACGGCCAGCAAG gtacTGGGAATTCCGCTTGGTTCTGCGGTCAAGCAAGTCTCGGTGAGCAGCGGGCAGATCTTGGTTGCCAAGTCGAGCACATCTGTGTCCAAGGTGATAGGGCAGAAGCAGGTGGTGTCACAGGGTGTTGCCAAGGCGATCGTCAGCAGCGGAGGAAGCAGTGCAGGTGGCGTTGCGGGACAGCCGGTGCACACTGTTACCAAGACAGTGAGCGGGTCCGGAAGCGGCAAGAGTGGAG TTATGGCAACTCTACAGCTTCCAGCGAATAACTTGGCAAACCTGGCCAACCTGCCACCTGGCACCAAACTCTACCTGACCACCAACAGCAAGAACCCATCGGGCAAAGGGAAACTGTTGCTGATACCACAGGGAGCCATTCTGCGAGCTTCTCACAGCTCAG GTCAACAGTCTCAAAGTTCTGGCTCTGGAGGGTCTCAGTCCTCCAGTGGGTCCTCGGGGTCCAGCAGCCTACCTCCTAACTTATCCTACACTTCATACATCCTTAAGCAGACTCCACAG GGCACATTTTTGGTTGGCCAGCCAGGGGGCTCTGGGAAACAGGGATCAAGTGGACATGTGGCATCAAGTCCCGGCACCAGTACTCAACAAGCTATTCGAGTCACAGCAGGACAGAAAGCAGCCATATTGGCTCAG gtggtgGGCGGGTCCCAGGGTTCTCAGGTGAAGCTGTCAGATGGTTCGGTAAAGATGGTATCAGCAGCTGCAGCATCCCACCTCACCAAACCGGGCACAACTACTCTGAGAATGACAGGTGGAGTCATCACTGCTGCTAGCTCCACCCCAACAACACCCAGCGCCACACCCACCTCTCAACAG GCACCAGAAGGATCTGGCGGGTCCTCCGCCCAACCGTTGCCTCAAACAGCTAAAACGCATCATCCTGTGCTTGTAGCTGCCAATCAAGCAGCAGTGATCAGTGCTGCCAAGAGTGCCAGCTCAGCCGCCAACACAGCAAAGAGTTCTGCCCCTTCCACTGGTGCCGTAGCAACCGTTGCCAAGATGGTCAGCATGCCTCTTATCGGTCTGTCGAAGGGAGCGGGCTCAACAGTTGTGGGTGGGTCCAAAAGCTCCAGCCCCTCACTGGTCACCGCGGCATCTCTGCTTGGGGGAGGGACGGTTAGCGGGAAGACTGCTGCCACCATCTCAG GTATGCTAAAGTTGCACTCCGCTCAATCTAGTTCCCAGCAGACTGTTCTGACCATTCCAGGCAATCAGCTGAAGCAGCTCAGTGTGGGCAGCGGCTCGTCGGGGATGCAGACCATCTTGATGCCCGTTGGTAAAG TTGTGCCGTCTGGTTCCAAAGGTGCATCCAGCCATGCAGCTGCTTCCTCAGCGTCCACACCTGTTGCTCAag ttaaAACGGAACCTGGATTGGTTAGCCCCATCTGTACTACCTCAGTACCCCAGACATCTACCCCAGTCTCTACAGCACCTGCCTCCGTTCCCCTGACAACTACCCCTGCGTCTGCAGATGGGGCTGCTACTGTTAAAGTGGAACAGGGCACAGAATCTACAACACGAGAACTTATCAA CACTGAGCACATAGAGACCATGACCCAACTTCTGACAGCCATAGTGAAGAAGTTCCCTCTGATCGTCCCTGAGAAAA ATGATGATGCTCATCCGTTCTGCACCACCTCTGTGGATCAGTATTACTCCTGGAACATCGGCAAACGCAGAGCTGCAGAG TTGCAGCGTGCCGTTGTGGTACGCCGCGTATGTGCCGATCTGTTGGAGAGGACACCTCGCCTTCAGGCTCTCAGCCCCCCCAGAACTAAAGAGGTGGTGCACTGGTGCCGTCTCCGTGGTTACACACCCCCTGACCCGGAACCCCAGCGCGCAGAGGAGAACTCCATCGAGGACATTCTCACACAGATCGACAGTGAGCCTG agtgCAGTTCAACTCTTACGGGCTGTGAGGAGTTGTGTCAGCGCCTGAAACAACTCCAGAGGCTTCTGAAGGCGGAGCCTGATGAAGAAGACGATGAGCCTCTCGACATCATCAGCGTGAAAGACACTGACGCCGCAAAGGTTAAAATCAAACAGGAGCAGGATGAGACTGAGCAGGAACCCAATTTTTTCCTGGGCCGTTGCCCGTCGACCCAGTTCATCAGAGACACAGCAGAGCAG ATTGGTGCCACGTTGCAGCAGGTGGAAGTGGAGAAGAACGTTTTTGCTCCTGTTGTGGAGACCATGATTCTTAAG GCGGTGGAACAGTTCAGCAGTGAAATCCTGAGGGAATCTTTGGCCAACGCTCATGGGAAATCCCCACAAAACAG